In the Kribbella sp. NBC_00482 genome, one interval contains:
- a CDS encoding copper resistance D family protein yields the protein MNVAIPSLKVRRPVVVGAIATLSTAALAWSIVVTRPAPEPGLTTTSPGILYTTPVARFATNTTAVLAVGAVLLLLLLGAQGRERYGAIAGRARIIGIASGAAWVTATTTTWWLQAAAISQSGWKMQFAGMASYVVDVSSGTALVVTVVAAGGYTLAVVKRRPMLGFGTALVGLVAVPVTGHASQSEAAWLTTPAITAHMCAVSLWVGGLALVTVLVAGNRSALALVLPRFSTVAGGAIATVGITGVLLAGPRLTKDLTPHLSVLLHALLETPAGWLVLGKLASLMILAATGGAIRQVLLPAVRREETSALATLAAVELTVMAVAIALATVLARPL from the coding sequence ATGAACGTCGCCATCCCGTCCCTCAAGGTCCGGCGGCCGGTCGTCGTCGGGGCGATCGCCACCCTGAGCACGGCGGCTCTGGCCTGGTCCATCGTCGTCACCCGTCCGGCCCCCGAACCAGGCCTGACCACGACCAGTCCGGGCATCCTCTACACCACCCCGGTCGCCCGCTTCGCCACCAACACAACGGCAGTCCTCGCCGTCGGCGCCGTCCTGCTGCTTCTGCTTCTCGGTGCCCAGGGCCGGGAGCGGTACGGCGCCATCGCCGGTCGCGCCCGGATCATCGGTATCGCCTCCGGCGCCGCCTGGGTCACGGCCACCACGACGACGTGGTGGCTCCAGGCCGCGGCGATCTCGCAATCCGGCTGGAAGATGCAGTTCGCAGGCATGGCGTCGTACGTCGTCGACGTCTCCTCAGGTACCGCGCTCGTGGTGACCGTTGTCGCCGCGGGCGGGTACACGCTGGCCGTCGTCAAGCGCAGACCGATGCTCGGCTTCGGTACGGCGCTTGTCGGACTGGTCGCCGTACCGGTCACAGGGCACGCGTCGCAGAGCGAGGCTGCCTGGCTCACCACGCCCGCGATCACCGCACACATGTGCGCGGTGAGCCTTTGGGTGGGTGGTCTCGCACTGGTCACAGTGCTTGTCGCCGGCAACCGTTCCGCGTTGGCGCTGGTCCTGCCGCGGTTCTCGACCGTTGCTGGTGGAGCGATCGCGACGGTCGGGATCACCGGCGTACTGCTCGCAGGACCGCGTCTGACGAAGGACCTGACCCCACACCTGTCCGTACTACTCCACGCATTACTCGAGACCCCTGCGGGCTGGCTGGTGCTCGGCAAGCTCGCGTCCCTGATGATCCTGGCCGCGACCGGCGGTGCGATCCGTCAGGTCCTCTTGCCGGCCGTACGCCGCGAGGAGACGTCCGCTCTCGCCACGCTGGCGGCTGTCGAACTCACGGTGATGGCCGTGGCCATCGCACTCGCCACGGTGCTGGCCAGACCGCTGTGA
- the greA gene encoding transcription elongation factor GreA, producing MTQKIDEDSVVWLTQDGYDQLKSELEHLKGPARAEITQRISEARDEGDLKENGGYHAAKDEQGKIEARIRQLEDMLRRARVGETPKAGGKIEPGMKVSIKFAGDDDVETFLLGSRELLALDASVDIDVYSPQSPLGAAILGKKKGDKAKYEAPNGKDVTVEIVAAEPFTG from the coding sequence GTGACGCAGAAGATCGACGAGGACAGCGTTGTCTGGCTGACGCAGGACGGTTACGACCAGCTGAAGTCCGAGCTCGAGCACCTCAAGGGCCCTGCCCGTGCCGAGATCACGCAGCGGATCAGCGAGGCCAGGGACGAGGGCGACCTCAAGGAGAACGGCGGCTACCACGCCGCCAAGGACGAGCAGGGCAAGATCGAGGCGCGGATCCGGCAGCTGGAGGACATGCTCCGCCGGGCCCGGGTCGGCGAGACCCCGAAGGCCGGCGGCAAGATCGAGCCCGGCATGAAGGTGTCCATCAAGTTCGCCGGTGACGACGACGTCGAGACGTTCCTGCTCGGCTCCCGCGAACTGCTCGCCCTGGACGCGTCGGTCGACATCGACGTCTACTCGCCGCAGTCTCCGCTGGGCGCCGCGATCCTCGGCAAGAAGAAGGGCGACAAGGCCAAGTACGAGGCTCCCAACGGCAAGGACGTGACCGTCGAGATCGTCGCCGCGGAACCCTTCACCGGCTGA
- a CDS encoding copper resistance CopC family protein: MSLPMTSWLFALRRNCAPLLAVVTFTAALTLAPATPAAAHSKLAASTPANGARLTSTPSALAFTFDQTLQPVPGWDAVLVTGPDGNRHPARSARIEGDTLHATCDRLGAAGVYTISYRVISGDGHPIAGHITITLDRPDSGSRAANAMVIPTDGVPAWLWFAEFAVVLFLVRGFRRWRSDLAAPPEPVVRDQR, encoded by the coding sequence ATGTCTCTGCCCATGACGTCCTGGCTCTTTGCACTGCGGCGGAACTGCGCACCGCTCCTCGCCGTCGTCACGTTCACCGCCGCCCTGACCCTCGCCCCGGCGACCCCCGCAGCCGCCCACAGCAAGCTCGCCGCCAGTACGCCGGCCAACGGCGCCCGGCTCACGTCCACCCCGTCCGCACTCGCCTTCACGTTCGACCAGACCCTGCAGCCGGTCCCGGGCTGGGACGCGGTCCTGGTGACCGGCCCCGACGGGAACCGCCATCCCGCGCGCTCGGCACGGATCGAGGGCGACACGCTGCACGCCACCTGCGACCGGCTCGGTGCAGCCGGCGTCTACACGATCAGCTATCGGGTGATCTCCGGCGACGGCCACCCGATCGCCGGCCACATCACGATCACCCTCGATCGGCCCGATTCCGGTTCGCGGGCCGCGAACGCGATGGTGATCCCGACCGACGGCGTACCGGCGTGGCTGTGGTTCGCCGAGTTCGCGGTCGTCCTGTTCCTCGTGCGCGGCTTCCGCCGCTGGCGCTCCGATCTGGCCGCTCCACCCGAGCCGGTCGTCAGGGACCAGCGATGA
- a CDS encoding MFS transporter, translating to MTWDARLWGALLVVCGVIFLDGLDVSMVGMSLPSIGADLGVSLASLQWVVTGYVLGYGGLLLLGGRTADLLGRRRVFLIALAVFAVVSMLSSLATNPELLIAARFVKGIAAAFTAPAALSIITTTFHEGPDRNRALSIFTTCAASGFSMGLILGGALTEVGWRWTFLMPGPVALIVLLFAIKLIPSSPREESTGGYDVPGAITVTAGMLSLVYAVVGAEQAGWASVQTIGLFVLAAVLLAGFVAIELRTKHPLVRLGILRNASLRRANLAILTVFGSYVAFQLIGTMYLQNLLGWSPLETALGFLPAGLLVATLSPNVGKIVDRVGTEKMIIVAMALFVAGYALSLRIGPESAYFSTVFPTIMLLGLGFAIGFPSLNIQAVSGVPDHEQGLASGLFNTSNQVGGAVVLAIVTAVISGQTVGVTAPTGVLSAYKSGLGVVTGIAALGLVIALTGLYGLRARRAAEEAEAAELAAVQDELRAEEMTPAA from the coding sequence ATGACTTGGGACGCGCGCCTCTGGGGAGCGCTCCTGGTGGTCTGCGGCGTGATCTTCCTCGACGGCCTGGACGTGTCCATGGTCGGTATGTCCCTGCCGTCCATCGGCGCCGACCTCGGCGTCTCCCTTGCCTCTCTCCAGTGGGTCGTGACCGGCTACGTGCTCGGGTACGGCGGCCTGCTGCTGCTCGGCGGCCGTACCGCCGACCTGCTCGGCCGGCGCCGGGTCTTCCTGATCGCCCTCGCCGTCTTCGCCGTGGTCTCGATGCTGAGCTCACTGGCGACGAACCCCGAACTGCTCATCGCCGCGCGGTTCGTGAAGGGCATCGCCGCGGCGTTCACCGCCCCGGCCGCGCTCTCGATCATCACCACCACCTTCCACGAGGGCCCGGATCGCAACCGCGCCCTCAGCATCTTCACCACCTGCGCCGCCAGCGGCTTCTCGATGGGCCTGATCCTCGGCGGCGCGCTGACCGAGGTCGGCTGGCGCTGGACCTTCCTGATGCCCGGCCCGGTCGCCCTGATCGTGCTGCTGTTCGCGATCAAGCTGATCCCGAGCAGCCCGCGGGAGGAGTCCACCGGCGGGTACGACGTACCAGGTGCGATCACCGTGACCGCGGGCATGCTGTCCCTGGTCTACGCGGTCGTCGGCGCCGAGCAGGCCGGCTGGGCCTCGGTGCAGACCATCGGCCTGTTCGTGCTCGCAGCCGTCCTGCTGGCCGGCTTCGTCGCGATCGAGCTGCGCACCAAGCACCCGCTGGTCCGGCTCGGCATCCTGCGCAACGCGTCGCTGCGACGGGCGAACCTGGCCATCCTGACCGTCTTCGGTTCGTACGTCGCCTTCCAGCTGATCGGCACCATGTACCTGCAGAACCTGCTGGGCTGGTCGCCGTTGGAGACCGCGCTCGGGTTCCTCCCGGCCGGGCTGCTCGTCGCCACGCTGTCCCCGAACGTCGGCAAGATCGTCGACCGGGTGGGCACCGAGAAGATGATCATCGTCGCGATGGCGCTGTTCGTCGCCGGGTACGCGCTCTCGTTGCGGATCGGCCCGGAGTCGGCGTACTTCTCGACCGTGTTCCCGACCATCATGCTGCTCGGTCTCGGGTTCGCGATCGGGTTCCCGTCGCTCAACATCCAGGCCGTGTCCGGGGTCCCGGACCACGAGCAGGGACTGGCCTCGGGTCTGTTCAACACCTCCAACCAGGTGGGCGGCGCGGTGGTCCTGGCGATCGTGACCGCGGTGATCAGCGGCCAGACCGTCGGCGTCACCGCACCCACCGGGGTGCTGTCGGCGTACAAGTCGGGTCTCGGCGTCGTGACGGGGATCGCGGCCCTCGGCCTGGTCATCGCACTGACCGGTCTCTACGGCCTCCGGGCTCGCCGGGCCGCCGAAGAAGCAGAGGCTGCCGAGTTGGCCGCCGTACAGGACGAGCTGCGGGCGGAGGAGATGACGCCGGCCGCCTGA
- a CDS encoding TetR/AcrR family transcriptional regulator: protein MLKKPAGNWREARRESARANVLTAAWELMRDDGLAALSLRELARRAGITTPTLYAYFESKNAILDAMFAQAAQSFVELKASLPATDDPQEDLLTEARAFVTFCVSDVPRYQLLFQHSVPGFTPSPESYELAVSALAVTRELLARNGVHDPRHLDIWTAITVGLVGQQISNDPDGDRWTRLVEDVTRMFLAQYAGGNSTHSKGES from the coding sequence GTGTTAAAGAAACCGGCCGGGAACTGGCGCGAGGCGCGACGGGAGAGTGCGCGGGCCAACGTGCTCACCGCCGCGTGGGAACTGATGCGCGACGACGGGTTGGCCGCCCTGTCCTTGCGTGAACTGGCTCGCCGGGCGGGCATCACCACACCGACCCTGTACGCGTACTTCGAGTCCAAGAACGCCATCCTGGACGCGATGTTCGCGCAGGCCGCACAGTCGTTCGTCGAGCTGAAGGCGTCACTGCCGGCGACGGACGACCCACAAGAGGACCTGCTGACCGAAGCCCGGGCGTTCGTCACGTTCTGCGTGTCCGACGTCCCTCGGTACCAGCTGCTCTTCCAGCACTCGGTGCCCGGCTTCACCCCGTCGCCCGAGTCCTACGAGCTCGCCGTCAGCGCCCTGGCGGTGACGCGCGAGCTCCTCGCACGCAACGGCGTGCACGATCCACGGCACCTCGACATCTGGACCGCCATCACCGTCGGCCTGGTCGGCCAGCAGATCTCCAACGACCCGGACGGCGACCGGTGGACCCGGCTCGTCGAGGACGTGACCCGGATGTTCCTCGCCCAGTACGCGGGCGGGAACTCCACGCACAGCAAGGGGGAATCATGA
- a CDS encoding MFS transporter — MGILRHPDFRRLWAADLLSQLGSRLSMGAIPLLAVLTLNASTLQVSLLRTCETAAWLVLGLFAGAWADRIRCRPVLVYADVLRALLFASIPIAWWFDVLTLTQVYVVLVPAGILTVLFDVAHTSYLPRLLERDRLLPGNAKLAANHSIAAVIGAGASGLLVQWLGAALTIGLDALSFLWSALWLRSIRTPEAEPVKPDLPNLRREIGEGMRFVFRHPLLRPLALNTMTTMLFQAAAGAIMVVYLVRGVHLQPATIGVLSMIGLLGAIVASAVTEKLSTRYGDARTLLLSSTGIGVAFTVQALTAPGWMVSWFVVGTLLAGFCIIVSYILQVSTQQRLCPPDLQGRMSATMSFVSWGAAPVGSLLGGGLGTAFGLHTTLWIAGLGTLAGNAFLYFSPIRTLRTIPAEEISPR, encoded by the coding sequence ATGGGCATCCTCCGCCACCCCGATTTCCGCCGGCTCTGGGCCGCCGACCTGCTCAGTCAGCTCGGGTCCCGCCTGAGCATGGGCGCGATCCCGCTGCTCGCCGTACTGACCCTCAACGCGTCGACGCTCCAGGTCTCGCTGCTCAGGACCTGCGAGACCGCCGCCTGGCTCGTCCTCGGCCTGTTCGCGGGCGCCTGGGCCGACCGGATCCGCTGCCGCCCGGTCCTCGTGTACGCCGACGTGCTCCGGGCGCTCCTCTTCGCGTCGATCCCGATCGCCTGGTGGTTCGACGTACTCACCCTCACGCAGGTGTACGTCGTTCTCGTGCCGGCCGGGATCCTCACGGTCCTGTTCGATGTCGCGCACACGTCGTACCTGCCGAGGCTCCTCGAACGGGACCGCCTACTGCCCGGCAACGCCAAACTCGCCGCGAACCACTCGATCGCCGCGGTCATCGGAGCCGGTGCGAGCGGACTGCTCGTCCAATGGCTCGGTGCGGCGCTGACGATCGGCCTGGACGCACTCAGCTTCCTGTGGTCAGCGCTCTGGCTCCGCTCGATCCGAACACCCGAGGCCGAGCCGGTGAAGCCCGATCTGCCCAACCTGCGCCGCGAGATCGGCGAAGGCATGCGCTTCGTCTTCCGGCATCCGCTACTGCGGCCGCTCGCGCTCAACACGATGACGACCATGCTGTTCCAGGCCGCCGCGGGCGCGATCATGGTCGTCTACCTGGTGCGCGGCGTCCATCTCCAGCCGGCCACCATCGGTGTACTCAGCATGATCGGTCTCCTCGGCGCGATCGTCGCTTCGGCCGTCACCGAGAAGCTCAGCACGCGGTACGGCGATGCGCGCACGCTGCTGCTGTCGTCGACGGGCATCGGCGTCGCGTTCACCGTGCAGGCGCTGACCGCACCGGGCTGGATGGTGAGCTGGTTCGTCGTCGGCACGCTGCTGGCCGGCTTCTGCATCATCGTCAGCTACATCCTGCAGGTCAGCACCCAGCAACGCCTCTGCCCGCCGGACCTGCAGGGCCGGATGAGCGCCACCATGAGCTTCGTCAGCTGGGGCGCCGCACCCGTCGGCAGCCTGCTTGGTGGCGGGCTGGGTACGGCGTTCGGCCTGCACACCACCTTGTGGATAGCAGGCCTGGGCACACTGGCCGGCAACGCCTTCCTCTACTTCTCCCCCATCCGCACGCTGCGCACGATTCCTGCGGAGGAGATCAGTCCGAGGTGA
- a CDS encoding nitroreductase family protein, whose protein sequence is MPVHPLLASRFSPLLFDPDWTVTEEDVELLLDAARWAPSAGNSQPWAYFVARRDEPDHKRIVRHLAPSSARWAPSASLLIVTMAHRYVEDTDWAYSDFADYDLGQSVAHLTLQAHAMDLACRQFRAFNLETLTTDLNPSPGWHLISMIAVGRPAEPRPPTRDRRTTTDLQTAPWH, encoded by the coding sequence CCCCGACTGGACGGTCACCGAGGAGGACGTCGAACTGCTCCTCGACGCCGCGCGCTGGGCGCCGTCCGCGGGCAACTCGCAGCCCTGGGCGTACTTCGTCGCCCGCCGCGACGAGCCCGACCACAAGCGCATCGTCCGGCACCTCGCCCCCAGCTCGGCCCGCTGGGCACCGAGCGCGTCACTGCTGATCGTGACGATGGCCCACCGGTACGTCGAGGACACCGACTGGGCGTACTCCGACTTCGCCGACTACGACCTCGGGCAATCGGTCGCGCACCTCACCCTGCAGGCCCACGCCATGGACCTCGCCTGCCGCCAGTTCCGCGCCTTCAACCTCGAAACCCTCACCACCGACCTGAACCCCAGCCCCGGCTGGCACCTCATCTCCATGATCGCCGTAGGCCGCCCCGCCGAACCCCGCCCCCCAACCCGCGACCGCCGCACCACAACCGACCTACAAACAGCCCCTTGGCACTAA
- a CDS encoding ABC transporter permease, giving the protein MSAELPARVNPIGRALSDAGVLAWRSLKRIPRTPDMLIYATIQPIMFVLLFAYVFGNAIPIPGFPGARAYREFLMSGIFAQTMAFAVASASVGLADDMSKGLIDRFRSLPMARSGVIAGRVVGDLVFNAFVMLIMVLCGFLVGWRWHNGFGQALAAFAILLLFAFAMLWVGALIGLSVGGPEVAASAGLIWLFPLTFLSNAFVPTPQLPSGLQPVAEWNPISSIVAACRHLFGNPSPFASPDGFPAQHPVWLSLIWCAVIIAIFAPLAVRKYRSATGH; this is encoded by the coding sequence GTGAGTGCGGAGCTGCCGGCCCGGGTGAACCCGATCGGCCGGGCGTTGTCGGACGCGGGGGTGCTCGCGTGGCGGAGCCTGAAACGGATCCCGCGGACGCCGGACATGCTGATCTACGCGACCATCCAGCCGATCATGTTCGTGCTGCTGTTCGCGTACGTGTTCGGGAACGCGATCCCGATCCCGGGCTTCCCCGGGGCGCGCGCGTACCGGGAGTTCCTGATGTCCGGGATCTTCGCGCAGACGATGGCGTTCGCGGTCGCGTCGGCGAGCGTCGGGCTGGCCGACGACATGTCCAAGGGGCTCATCGACCGGTTCCGGTCGTTGCCGATGGCAAGGTCCGGGGTGATCGCCGGCCGCGTGGTCGGGGACCTGGTGTTCAACGCGTTCGTGATGCTGATCATGGTGCTCTGCGGGTTCCTCGTCGGCTGGCGGTGGCACAACGGCTTCGGCCAGGCGCTGGCGGCGTTCGCGATCCTGCTGCTGTTCGCGTTCGCGATGCTGTGGGTCGGTGCGCTGATCGGGCTGTCCGTGGGCGGGCCCGAGGTGGCGGCGTCGGCCGGGCTGATCTGGTTGTTCCCGCTGACGTTCCTGTCGAACGCGTTCGTCCCGACGCCGCAGCTGCCGAGCGGGCTGCAACCGGTCGCCGAGTGGAACCCGATCTCGTCGATCGTCGCGGCCTGCCGGCACCTGTTCGGCAACCCGTCCCCCTTCGCCAGCCCCGACGGCTTCCCGGCCCAGCACCCGGTCTGGCTGTCCCTGATCTGGTGCGCCGTGATCATCGCGATCTTCGCCCCACTCGCAGTCCGCAAGTACCGGAGTGCCACTGGGCATTGA
- a CDS encoding VOC family protein: MTALTHVKLHHLALTVTDLESSVRWYGEVFGVHPVIDVPHPGGVGRILADADHQLMIALHHHETNDGALSTETVTGLDHAGFAVDSRADLEQWQDHLEAHGVVRADTADKPLTQSPIADEPYASVLVFRDQDNIQLELFAPAAH; the protein is encoded by the coding sequence ATGACCGCACTCACCCACGTCAAGCTGCACCATCTGGCCCTGACCGTGACCGACCTGGAGTCGAGCGTCCGGTGGTACGGCGAAGTCTTCGGAGTCCACCCGGTGATCGACGTACCGCATCCCGGCGGTGTCGGACGGATCCTCGCCGACGCGGACCATCAGCTGATGATCGCGCTGCACCACCACGAGACCAACGACGGTGCGTTGTCCACCGAGACCGTCACCGGCCTCGACCACGCCGGCTTCGCGGTCGACTCGCGGGCCGACCTCGAACAGTGGCAGGACCATCTGGAGGCGCACGGCGTCGTCCGTGCCGACACCGCCGACAAGCCGCTGACCCAGTCGCCGATCGCCGACGAGCCGTACGCCTCGGTCCTGGTCTTCCGCGACCAGGACAACATCCAGCTCGAGCTCTTCGCTCCCGCCGCCCACTGA
- a CDS encoding DUF4307 domain-containing protein, producing MTESSAAAPTSDLNARYGRGGRSRRPLLIGVVGVVVLAGLTWLIWVAWVQSNPPVTSQLQGFEVVSPTSAKATLKVERSKSVEANCRLQAKAADFSIVGEVTVTVPADAPRHQVLPVTLTTQRSATSVVLVGCTTADQHRPR from the coding sequence GTGACCGAGTCTTCTGCCGCCGCTCCGACCTCCGATCTGAACGCCCGCTACGGCCGCGGCGGGCGGTCCCGGCGGCCGTTGCTGATCGGCGTCGTGGGCGTGGTCGTCCTGGCCGGGCTGACCTGGCTGATCTGGGTGGCCTGGGTGCAGTCGAACCCGCCGGTGACCTCGCAACTGCAGGGATTCGAGGTCGTCTCGCCGACGAGTGCGAAGGCGACTCTCAAGGTGGAGCGCAGCAAGTCGGTGGAGGCGAACTGCCGCCTGCAGGCGAAGGCCGCGGACTTCTCGATCGTCGGCGAGGTAACGGTCACGGTCCCCGCGGACGCACCCCGTCACCAGGTCCTCCCGGTGACCCTGACAACGCAACGCTCAGCAACCTCGGTCGTCCTCGTCGGCTGTACGACGGCGGACCAGCACCGCCCCCGCTGA
- a CDS encoding ATP-binding cassette domain-containing protein: MAAIEASGLVKTFKGRKSTVKALDGIDLDVPEGTVLGLLGPNGAGKTTAVRVLTTLLRPDAGSARVLGHDVVKEADTVRSLVGLSGQYAAVDELLTGRENLWMFGRLYRLSSRQAKQRAEELLATFDLTDAADRTLKTYSGGMRRRLDLAGSLIAHPKVLFLDEPTTGLDPRSRLDLWQIIRDRVREGVTILLTTQYLEEADELADSIAVVDHGSVIARGTADELKAKVGGERIEVVVHDPGDTVRALELLTSALGIADPESTTLDEHTRRLTVPAPGGSSSLVDVIRTLDAAEIRIADIGLRRPTLDDVFLTLTGHEAEEKESL, from the coding sequence ATGGCTGCAATCGAGGCATCGGGCCTCGTCAAGACGTTCAAAGGCAGAAAGTCCACAGTCAAGGCGCTCGACGGGATCGACCTCGACGTGCCGGAAGGGACCGTCCTCGGCCTGCTCGGGCCGAACGGGGCGGGCAAGACCACGGCCGTTCGGGTGCTGACCACGCTCCTGAGGCCCGACGCGGGTTCGGCGCGGGTGCTCGGGCACGACGTGGTCAAGGAGGCGGACACGGTCCGGTCGCTGGTCGGGCTGTCGGGGCAGTACGCCGCGGTCGACGAACTGCTCACCGGCCGGGAGAACCTGTGGATGTTCGGCCGGCTGTACCGGCTGAGCAGCCGGCAGGCCAAGCAGCGGGCGGAGGAACTGCTCGCGACGTTCGATCTGACCGACGCGGCCGACCGGACGCTGAAGACGTACTCCGGCGGCATGCGGCGCCGGCTGGACCTCGCCGGATCGCTGATCGCGCACCCGAAGGTGCTGTTCCTCGACGAGCCGACCACGGGTCTCGACCCGCGCTCGCGGCTCGACCTGTGGCAGATCATCCGCGACCGGGTCCGCGAGGGCGTCACGATCCTGCTCACCACGCAGTACCTGGAAGAGGCCGACGAGCTGGCCGACAGCATCGCGGTCGTCGACCACGGCTCGGTGATCGCTCGCGGTACGGCGGACGAGCTCAAGGCGAAGGTCGGCGGCGAGCGGATCGAGGTCGTCGTCCACGATCCGGGCGACACCGTGCGGGCGCTGGAGTTGCTGACCAGCGCGCTCGGGATCGCGGATCCGGAGTCGACGACGCTCGATGAGCACACCCGGCGGCTCACCGTGCCGGCGCCGGGCGGCTCGAGTTCGCTCGTCGACGTGATCCGGACGCTGGACGCCGCCGAGATCCGGATCGCCGACATCGGGCTGCGGCGCCCGACGCTGGACGATGTGTTCCTCACCCTGACCGGGCACGAGGCCGAAGAGAAGGAGTCGCTGTGA
- the mca gene encoding mycothiol conjugate amidase Mca yields the protein MSGDLRLLHVHAHPDDESSKGAASTARYVADGVEVMVATCTGGERGSILNPKMDRPEVLANITEIRRKEMDSAREILGIRQEWLGWVDSGFPEGDPLPPLPEGCFAAQKVEDAAAPLVKLIREFRPQVVTTYDENGGYPHPDHVMCHTITVAAFEAAGDKDAYPELGEPWQPLKLYYHHTFHYERMKALHDGMLARGLESPYADRLKDWKPDPENERRITTRVECAQYFEVRDKALLAHATQIDPDGAWFAVPLEVHQAAWPTEDYELARSLVESELPENDLFAGLH from the coding sequence GTGAGTGGAGATCTTCGGTTGTTGCATGTGCACGCCCACCCGGACGACGAGTCGAGCAAGGGCGCCGCGTCGACCGCCCGGTACGTCGCTGACGGCGTGGAGGTGATGGTCGCCACGTGTACCGGTGGGGAACGCGGATCGATCCTGAATCCGAAGATGGACCGTCCCGAGGTGCTGGCGAACATCACCGAGATCCGCCGCAAGGAGATGGACTCGGCCCGCGAGATCCTCGGGATCCGGCAGGAGTGGCTGGGCTGGGTGGACTCCGGCTTCCCGGAGGGTGATCCGCTGCCGCCGCTCCCGGAGGGCTGCTTCGCGGCGCAGAAGGTCGAGGACGCCGCCGCCCCGCTGGTGAAGCTGATCCGCGAGTTCCGCCCGCAGGTCGTCACGACGTACGACGAGAACGGCGGCTACCCGCACCCGGACCACGTCATGTGCCACACGATCACCGTCGCCGCGTTCGAGGCGGCGGGGGACAAGGACGCCTACCCGGAGCTCGGCGAGCCGTGGCAGCCGCTCAAGCTGTACTACCACCACACGTTCCACTACGAGCGGATGAAGGCGCTGCACGACGGAATGCTCGCGCGCGGCCTGGAGTCGCCGTACGCCGATCGCCTGAAGGACTGGAAGCCGGACCCGGAGAACGAGCGCCGCATCACCACCCGGGTCGAGTGCGCGCAGTACTTCGAGGTGCGGGACAAGGCGCTGCTCGCGCACGCCACGCAGATCGACCCGGACGGCGCGTGGTTCGCCGTACCGCTCGAGGTGCATCAGGCGGCCTGGCCGACCGAGGACTACGAGTTGGCGCGGAGTCTGGTCGAGTCGGAGCTGCCCGAGAACGATCTGTTCGCGGGGCTGCACTGA
- a CDS encoding copper resistance D family protein — MTATRAARHRMPGRLVAGGVGAVLIASAALVVALYAADSEPQDAGGIGGPGAFISWLLPLFRLISTLATVGCAGALLAAVVLLRIEGGPLGVQGRRAVRDASNSAIIWAVCAFVGAIVTAALLLNTPVRLLRLRLDDALGVPEVKALLITGILVLALAIGIRRVQTSSAAALGVLVAIAALVPTAVTAYPRNESYVVLAGAALVIHVIAATTWVGGLAGLVRYGRASRTGLPIVLERYGQVAFISAIAVLISGLISAAGRLAAKGGGWGSIVDVLTEDAYGTLLLVKVAAFLLLIVLAALHRSRSNTDLLDSGRPFWRIVGVELLIMALALGLSVALSQTV; from the coding sequence GTGACCGCGACCCGCGCCGCCCGGCATCGCATGCCCGGACGCCTGGTCGCGGGTGGGGTCGGTGCTGTCCTGATCGCGTCGGCGGCGCTGGTGGTGGCGCTGTACGCCGCCGACAGCGAGCCGCAGGACGCCGGCGGGATCGGTGGTCCAGGCGCGTTCATCTCCTGGCTGCTGCCGCTGTTCCGGTTGATCTCCACGCTGGCCACGGTCGGCTGTGCAGGTGCGCTGCTGGCGGCGGTTGTACTGCTGCGGATCGAGGGCGGACCGCTCGGAGTGCAGGGCCGGCGCGCGGTCCGGGACGCCAGCAATTCGGCGATCATCTGGGCGGTGTGCGCGTTCGTGGGCGCGATCGTGACGGCGGCGCTCCTGCTCAACACGCCGGTGCGACTGCTGCGGCTACGGCTCGACGACGCGCTCGGCGTACCTGAGGTGAAGGCGCTCCTGATCACCGGCATCCTCGTCCTCGCGCTGGCGATCGGCATCCGCCGGGTGCAGACGTCCTCGGCTGCGGCGCTCGGCGTACTGGTCGCCATCGCCGCACTCGTCCCGACCGCGGTCACGGCGTACCCGAGGAACGAGTCGTACGTCGTACTCGCCGGAGCAGCCCTGGTGATCCACGTGATCGCCGCGACGACCTGGGTCGGCGGGCTCGCGGGCCTGGTCCGCTACGGGCGGGCGAGCCGGACCGGGCTGCCGATCGTGCTGGAACGGTACGGCCAGGTCGCCTTCATCTCGGCGATCGCCGTACTGATCAGCGGCCTGATCAGCGCCGCCGGCCGCCTCGCCGCGAAAGGCGGCGGCTGGGGCTCGATCGTCGACGTCCTCACCGAAGACGCGTACGGCACCCTGCTGCTCGTAAAGGTAGCCGCGTTCCTACTCCTGATCGTCCTCGCCGCCCTCCACCGCAGCCGCTCCAACACCGACCTACTCGACTCAGGCCGCCCGTTCTGGCGCATCGTAGGCGTCGAACTCCTGATCATGGCCCTAGCCCTAGGCCTCTCAGTAGCTCTGTCCCAGACGGTTTAG